DNA from Bacteroidales bacterium:
AATGCTTTTTCATTTCGTACTATATGGTCATATGACTCGTGCATCCACACCTGACCTTTTCTCCCAAGTAATTTATTGATTTCATTAGCGGTGTATGATTTCCAACTGTGTAGAATATCGGTAATGGAATAATTACCAATAGGTTTTACCAACACATGTACATGGTTAGGCATAATTACCCATTCGTCAAGAATATAGCGCTCGTTATTGAAATGTAATAATGCATCAGCAACAATTTTTGAAACTTTTGAATCTTTCAAAACGCATTCGCCATAACCTGAATCAAGGAGTTCTTCAATTCGTTTAGTAAATAAACGAAAATATTCTATTTTTTCTTCTTTTGATAATAAACTTAAGTCTTTATCTTTATGCTTCTTTAACCACATTTCACGTTCGGCTTTAATCTTTTCTTTTGCATGCTCTGGAATGGAATCTGCAAGTCGGAATGTTATAAAATACCACACATTTTTTTGTTGCCAGTGAGGAAGATTGCCCCGATGTATTTCAATTTCATTATATGGGCTAAAAAATTCATATATTTCTCCAGCAGGGATGCTGGAGCAGGAGGTACTTTTAGTTTCTCCAGCAGGGATGCTGGTGATACTTTTTCCACCAGCAGGGATGCTGGTGGTACTTTTAGTTTTTTGGATCAGCAGAATATTGGTATCAACGGTGGCATTTTCAAAAACACCGGGGCCTAAATCAATAAGCAGCACTGGATTGTGGCGGGCAAAAAACTGCCGCAACTTTTCGCCATAGCCTGCCCGCATCCATTTGTTGGAGGTAATATAACACAAATGTCCTCGCTGTTTCAGCAGTTGCAGACCTTTTTCGTAAAACAGGCAGTAAATGTCGCCGGTGCGGTCAAAAGTTTCGTAATGCTGGTCTTTGTAAAGGTCCGCATACTTAAGTTTTCCGCTATAGGCTTTCTGAAGCTGAATGTAGGGCGGATTCCCTATTACAATATCAAAGCCCTCGGTTACCCCAAACATCCATTCGGGGTCGAACCAGTCGGCTGAGGAATTTTGATCATAAGGGTCAAAGGAGGCAATCTGTTCTGCAGATCTGCTTTCCCAACCTTCGGCTTTCAATTGTCCTGCAATTTGTTTTCTGAGTTCTTTGTCCTTGCACTGAAGGTTAATTTTTTCTTTCCGGGTTTTGGCTGTATAGTACTGGTGACGGAGTTCTTTCAGTTCATTTTCTTTTTCATCAATCGAGGCGTTTCGTATAGTAAGCTGTTGTGGTCTTCCCAGGCCAATTAATGTGTTAGCCCCCACAAACTTGGTTTCGAGGTTGGGCAAGGGACGGATACCAAAATTTTCTTTCCTGGAATCAATTTTCTGGTCAATCACCAGCGAAATAAAAAACCGCAGTTTGCTAATCTGTATGGCAATGGGTTGAATATCCACCCCGTAAATACAGTTTTCAATCAGGTACAGCTTACGGGCATAGTCGGGGTAATTGATATGCTCGTCGAACGATTCGTTAATCTCTTTCAGCAGTTCTTCGCGTTCACTCTTATCGGAATGTTTAAATGCCTTTTGAGTTTCCTCAAGGGCTTTGTTGTACTGTACTTCGTACCAAACTTTGTTATCCGGGTCGAGTTTTTGCAGAATAAAAACCAGCTGGTGCAGAATACCCATTGGAAAGGCTCCCGAACCACAGGCAGGGTCAAGTATTTTAATGTTGTCGACCAACTCAATAATTTGTTTTTTTTGATCCTCGCTTAAGTCAGGGGCATCGTCGGAGAATGCGATCAGCTTTTCAATGGTTGCCTCATCCAACTGAGTATTTGAAAGCAAGTAATGCTTTACGGATTGCTGTACCATGTAATCGACAATCTCGCGGGGGGTGTAAAAACTTCCTGTGGCTTTGCGGGCAGTGGTAGCAGTTTCGGGGTTGTACGAGGCCAGCAGTTCTTCAAACACCTTACCCAGCATCTCGGGGTCAAGGGCTACTTCCTGGTCAACCGGCGTGCTTTCATCAATAGTGAAATTGTAACTCTTTAAAATTTCAATCAGTCCCCGTACGGTTTTATCCTTTCCCATTTCGTAAACCGAGAGGTTTACCTTCTCTTCATCGGCCTGAAAAAACAGGTAATCAGAAATGATGGCCTGCTTACGGGGATTGCGCGAAAATCCGTCAATGTAGATTACCTTTCCGGTTTCATCCTCTTTGTCGAGGCAATCGAAAAGCCCACCGTTCAGGAATGGAATGTCCTTAAAGAGGGCAATTGCTTCTTCGGGCGGGATGGCAAACTTTTGAGCATAGCGGTAAAGGTTTTTTACTCCGTACTCCTTCTGGTTTTGTGAAAAGTCTCCTTCACGGGCAAAAGCCCGCTCGTTCATTTTCTGGTTCAGGGTGCCGAAAAAAAGGTTCTGGAGAACGGCATTGTAATAGTTGGATGCCTCTTTGCCGGCATAAAAATCCTTAACAATGCGCTTGAGTTCTTTTACGTCAAAAAGTGATGCAGGGATCAGTTTTTTTTCCTTGATAAACCAGATAAAAATAATTCGTGTGAGTAAGCGAATCAGGTTGGTGGAGTTACGGATTTCAGCATCTTTAGCCGGGTTGTCTGAGTATTTGTAGTCGTCGGGAAACTTCACCTTATCCATAGCCCAGAAGTACCAGCAGGCTATTTCGTGGTAAAATTCGGCCCGCACCTTATCCACACTGAACGCTTCAATGATTTTCGATAACGAAGTGAATTCGGCAAGGCTTATTTGCCGGATAAAGGTTTTGTTGGTTTGTTCGCGGCTGACAAAGTAGGTGTATCGCTTAAAATTGCTGAACCTGACCTTGCCTCCGGGCAATGGGATGTCGTAAATCAGCGAGAAACGGAAATCGCCCCTGTCGTCGTAAAAAACAAAGAAGCCACCCGAATACCTGAGTTGTTCCTTTAAAATCTTTTTACCCAAATCATACTGTCTTTTCTTGCCGCTCCGTTCCGAAAGTTCATGTTTGGTTTTAGCTGTAAAAACAAGCATTTCCAGCTTGTCGTCGGTTGTTTCAAAACTGCCTAGAAGGGTGCACCCCTCAAAGAATTCGTCGTTGAAACGGACTACTTCTTCCGGATTATGTTTAAAACTTCGTGTTTTATTACGAAAAAGTGTAACAAGATTGTGGTGGTTAAAATCGGAAATCAGATTTTCAACTATCTCCTTGTTCATGGCCGGTTTTTGTTAAAAGCTTCAGCTTACAAAGAATTTTACGTTTTATATTGGAATTGCCTGGTTCGGTGTTCCAATGTTGCGGATGGCGATAATGATTTCGGTTGCTGTTTTTGAAATGCGCTTTTTTTCGTTTTCGAGGTAATTAGTTCCCAGTTCGTTCATAAGGCTTGATATTTCGGTTATTACCCCCTGTAATTCATTGCCATTGTTTTTCAGATTGGCAATGCGGCGGAGGGTAAACTGCGTAAGTGTTCCATAATCCAGTATATCCTCGCGCAGGGACCTGAGGAATGCTTTATACGGCAGTAATTCAGGCTCCTGCAGGCGCAGATAGTAGTTCAGGTTATTCAGTGCGGTTTTTTCAATGCTCTGTTCTGATGTGGCGATTTCAGACTTCAGTTTCAGTGTTTTAATTTTCTGGTATTGATCCCAGAAATCAGCATCGAGCGGTATGCTTCTGGTATCGGGGGAACACATGATTTTATCGAGCACCAGTTCAAGTGAGGTATCCATCACTTCCAACGTGTTGTTTTCCATTTTGCCCATGCGGATGTACATGCGGTTCTTTTTGAAGCAAACAATGATGTTGTCTTCGCCGGAAGGTTTGGCAACCTTAATACGTGCCGGTGCATTCTCAATGTTTTCAATGATTTCAGGGTATTTCTCTTTGTTTTCGTTGTACAGATTCAAAACTTTGGTAAAAAAACTCTCTTCCTCAGCACTGTCGGGATTTTGCATAATTTTTTGGTACAGTTTGGCGGGCGATGGTTCCTCATCGATGTCGAATATTTTTGCATCTTCCCCCAGAGTGTTGTGGATCATAAACATTTTGTTCTGGGCAATTTCACGCGATTTGACCAATTCCGCCCCCTGCTCGGTTGGGAAAAAATTAATAATACTCAGGGAATCAAAAACTTTTTTACTGATGCGGTTAATACGCCCCAGCCTTTGAATCACGCGCACCGGATTCCAAGGTATATCGTAGTTGATAATCGTGCCGGCACGGTTAAGGTTGAACCCTTCGCTCAGCTTATCGGTACAAAGCAGAATATCGTAATGATCCAGCGGGCGTGTATTGGCTGCATCAAAATTCCGGTTTATCTCATCGTATTTTGTTTGCGTTAAGTTCCCCCTGACAACCAGTATTCGTTTTGCCAGTTCAGGTTTTTGTTTTTCAAAATGCTCGTATAAGTAATCAACTGTATCGGCAAATTCGGAAAAAATTATGTACTTCCGCTTAGGTTCCCTGCCATTTTTTGGTTTCGTGTTAATTTCCTTTTCAAGGTTAGCCATCAGGCAGGTTGCTTTAGGATCGTTATACAGCAGATTGAATTCTTTTAATCGTTCCAAAATCTCATCAAAAAGTTTCAGATCTGAATTAATATCATCAACAAACCTGTTTGCGGCTTTAAATGCGCTTATCTTGTACCGTTTATGCTTTTTGGGGTAAACCCCTTCACGAATTTTCTTTTCGTACTCAACAAGGTGTTGCTCAATTTCATCTGTATCGAGACTGACAATATTTTCAAGCAGATCGCGATCCAGAATGTATTCCCCGTTCAGCGGGTTGCCGGCGCCGGTTTTTGTTATGAATTCAAGAACCGTTGTATTGATTCGCCTGAAGTTGGAAATGGTTTTTTCAAATGATCCGAACGAACTTTCGAACCGTTTTACAACAAGGCGGCGCATGATGTCGAACAGGTTGCGCTGTTGCAGAAATTCACGATGCAGCTCTCGGTCTTTTGAGTCCTGTTCGAAGCCTTCTTCATATTCGTACGGTCGGTAGATTGCCCCGCTGAACAACCCCCCTTCATCGGGATCAGCAAAATAGCGGTTGATAATTTTGTCATAAAAGTCCGATTGCTCGCGAGTTAGAGCAAAAAACCATTCCCTGGGGTCCTCAACAACCGACAGTTCGTTTACTTCGTTTTGATAGTTTGGATTTTTTATCAGGTCGAGCCTGTTGCGGCGTATAGTAATAGGCTCAATGATACTGCGTATCTGTTTTGCCAGCAGGTGCGTTTTACGGGCCACCCTGGCAAGGTCAATCTCATCTTCATTAAAAATGGTCTTATAATAATTTCTGGCTTTATCCCGCTTTAACGGATCCCGTGCATTGTAATTCTTTTTAATGAACGAAAGCATATCGAAAAGGTAACCGATTGAGCGGAAGTGGCTGATCAGGTCGTTATCGAGGGTAATGGACGATTTTCGGGGGATGATGAAGAGGTTCAGAAGAGCCAGAATGTCGCTGGGTTTATTGTTGAAGGGCGTGGCTGTTAACAGTATGACCATTTTCCCCCTGCAAATGTTTTTCAGAAGTTCATAACTCTGTGTATCGGTATTTCTGAAACGATGCGCTTCGTCAACAATGACGACTTCAAAATCGTCGCGATTCTTTATGTATTCGAACGTTTCCTCAAGCTTACCCTGCGAGCGAACTTCCCAGTCGTAAAGCTGGAACTGGTCGAGGTACTTATTCCATCCCTCGTTTTTATTTTCGTCGCCCATTAGCCCCGGAGGGCAAATTACCATGCCCCTTTTTCTAAGAACCCTGGCAATGGCACAGGCGATAATAGTTTTACCTAAACCTACTACATCGGCAATGAGCACGCCATTGTGCTGTTCAATAATCGACAGGCCGAGCTGGACAGCATCGAGCTGGTACCGGTATGGCTTATACCCGATTTTTTCAAGAAACTGTGGAAGGTATGTTCCGACATCCTTATGCTCATAAGCCTCAAGGTAGGATTTCAGCACCAGAAGATAGGCTTCAAATGGGGTGACTTGCTTAACATGGGTCTCCTTTTCAATAACTTCAATTAAGCGTTTTTTTAAGTCGTCCCACTCCGTAATTTTTATTGAGTTTTCCCAAAGCGTATCAAAGTACTTTTCGGCTTCATCAAAGCCATAGTCCGATATTTCGACATTGAATTCGTTCTGCGTGCTAAGGCCTGAACGAGTAAGATTGCTGCTTCCGGTAATAAACAGGTTTTTCTTAATTATTTCTTTGTCGGACAGCTTGAAAAGGTAAAGCTTGGCATGGTTTGGCTCAAGGGTTTTCCGTATGGTAATTCGGTTTTCAGCAATCAGCTTAATAAAAAAACTAATTTGCTCATAAAATTCCCTGGTGTCGAATTCTTCGCTGTTCAATGCTTTTCGTGTTGACTGGTAAAAAAGTTCT
Protein-coding regions in this window:
- a CDS encoding DEAD/DEAH box helicase family protein; this encodes MSNFITNSSTKELKKRISEIIQVSKELKFLVGFFYFSGLKELINALMHNSSVELKVLVGLNADHFNNLLVEYAEADGMSDDEKIELFYQSTRKALNSEEFDTREFYEQISFFIKLIAENRITIRKTLEPNHAKLYLFKLSDKEIIKKNLFITGSSNLTRSGLSTQNEFNVEISDYGFDEAEKYFDTLWENSIKITEWDDLKKRLIEVIEKETHVKQVTPFEAYLLVLKSYLEAYEHKDVGTYLPQFLEKIGYKPYRYQLDAVQLGLSIIEQHNGVLIADVVGLGKTIIACAIARVLRKRGMVICPPGLMGDENKNEGWNKYLDQFQLYDWEVRSQGKLEETFEYIKNRDDFEVVIVDEAHRFRNTDTQSYELLKNICRGKMVILLTATPFNNKPSDILALLNLFIIPRKSSITLDNDLISHFRSIGYLFDMLSFIKKNYNARDPLKRDKARNYYKTIFNEDEIDLARVARKTHLLAKQIRSIIEPITIRRNRLDLIKNPNYQNEVNELSVVEDPREWFFALTREQSDFYDKIINRYFADPDEGGLFSGAIYRPYEYEEGFEQDSKDRELHREFLQQRNLFDIMRRLVVKRFESSFGSFEKTISNFRRINTTVLEFITKTGAGNPLNGEYILDRDLLENIVSLDTDEIEQHLVEYEKKIREGVYPKKHKRYKISAFKAANRFVDDINSDLKLFDEILERLKEFNLLYNDPKATCLMANLEKEINTKPKNGREPKRKYIIFSEFADTVDYLYEHFEKQKPELAKRILVVRGNLTQTKYDEINRNFDAANTRPLDHYDILLCTDKLSEGFNLNRAGTIINYDIPWNPVRVIQRLGRINRISKKVFDSLSIINFFPTEQGAELVKSREIAQNKMFMIHNTLGEDAKIFDIDEEPSPAKLYQKIMQNPDSAEEESFFTKVLNLYNENKEKYPEIIENIENAPARIKVAKPSGEDNIIVCFKKNRMYIRMGKMENNTLEVMDTSLELVLDKIMCSPDTRSIPLDADFWDQYQKIKTLKLKSEIATSEQSIEKTALNNLNYYLRLQEPELLPYKAFLRSLREDILDYGTLTQFTLRRIANLKNNGNELQGVITEISSLMNELGTNYLENEKKRISKTATEIIIAIRNIGTPNQAIPI